Proteins encoded by one window of Desulfovibrio ferrophilus:
- a CDS encoding PilZ domain-containing protein has translation MAAEQRRDLRLPKNFRVEIKEFKFPLARQPKFEVTCADISAGGMKVECRKKFEAGTKLQVKIFIPSFNKYHPGFFKVFESDSGQFLQAIAEVVRADDVVPLTSYAMGVKFLDVDQDDWTALRNFIMRSSK, from the coding sequence ATGGCAGCTGAACAGCGACGGGATTTGCGACTTCCGAAGAATTTTCGCGTGGAGATCAAGGAATTCAAATTTCCTTTGGCACGACAGCCCAAGTTTGAAGTGACGTGCGCAGATATCAGCGCTGGTGGAATGAAGGTCGAGTGCCGCAAGAAGTTCGAGGCGGGCACGAAACTCCAGGTGAAGATTTTCATCCCGAGTTTCAACAAGTACCATCCGGGGTTCTTCAAGGTCTTCGAGAGCGACTCTGGACAGTTCCTTCAGGCCATAGCCGAAGTGGTGCGGGCTGATGATGTGGTCCCCCTGACTTCGTATGCCATGGGTGTGAAATTTCTTGATGTGGATCAGGACGATTGGACGGCTCTGCGGAATTTCATCATGCGTAGCAGCAAGTAG
- a CDS encoding ParA family protein, with protein MSIQVLAVANQKGGVGKTTSSLSLGAALARQGKKTLVMDLDPHACASIHLAYYPENLKYTVLDMFYADKVDAALWDKIIHKSEDPLFFDFAPAHIRLSELEMDLKSRPGRGGILTEALAPIKDRYDYIVIDCPPHVGVLLVNALVSADLVIIPIQTDFLALHGLRLIFDTIRTLNRVLPNPINFRALPTMFDRRASACRRVLNLLRKKLGPKMFETVINLDTNFREASAKGKVIYEIDANSRGAVEYSLLAKEIANENA; from the coding sequence TTGTCCATACAGGTGCTTGCAGTAGCGAATCAGAAGGGAGGCGTGGGTAAGACGACGTCGTCTCTGAGCCTTGGTGCCGCACTGGCGCGCCAGGGCAAAAAAACGCTGGTCATGGACCTGGACCCCCATGCCTGTGCCTCCATCCATTTGGCCTACTACCCCGAGAATCTGAAGTATACGGTCCTGGATATGTTCTATGCGGACAAGGTTGACGCCGCATTGTGGGACAAGATCATACACAAGAGTGAAGACCCGCTGTTCTTTGACTTTGCTCCGGCCCATATTCGGTTGTCCGAGCTGGAGATGGACCTCAAGAGCAGGCCCGGGCGTGGTGGCATCCTGACCGAAGCTCTGGCTCCCATTAAGGATCGATACGATTACATCGTCATTGATTGTCCACCGCATGTGGGAGTGCTGTTGGTCAATGCCTTGGTGTCGGCCGACTTGGTGATTATCCCCATCCAGACGGATTTTCTTGCCCTGCATGGGTTGCGGCTCATTTTTGATACCATTCGCACGCTGAACCGGGTGCTACCGAACCCCATCAACTTCAGGGCCTTGCCAACCATGTTCGATCGCCGGGCCAGTGCTTGCCGTCGTGTGCTGAATCTGCTGCGAAAGAAGCTTGGTCCCAAAATGTTTGAAACAGTTATCAACTTGGATACCAATTTCAGGGAGGCCAGCGCCAAGGGGAAGGTGATCTACGAGATCGACGCCAATTCCCGTGGTGCTGTGGAATACTCGCTGTTAGCCAAAGAGATTGCCAATGAAAACGCCTGA
- a CDS encoding chemotaxis protein CheW — MKTPEEYFLEKDFLPTGTEGDSLSVAEKAFLQKYMGYGDAGTPSGEGVSLPRPARVEAAPGFAATEQTASSAPEAVGETLAEALDEPDILSQLKSEDDIQLVGFTVGDQEFTVPINVVQEVIRYVAPTQLPAAPFFMAGIVNLRGRVTPLVKLNSLIGATGASETPGFIVVCRRKGLQLGLMIDKVKTMYRVPQTELDWGVEQHLGSGVEFVAGLMKAEGGSLIGIISIDRIVEKVLKG, encoded by the coding sequence ATGAAAACGCCTGAGGAATACTTCCTGGAAAAGGATTTTTTGCCGACCGGTACGGAGGGAGATTCCCTGTCCGTGGCGGAGAAGGCTTTTTTGCAGAAATATATGGGGTACGGCGACGCAGGAACTCCGTCTGGAGAAGGCGTGTCCCTGCCTCGGCCTGCCAGGGTCGAAGCCGCACCGGGCTTTGCCGCCACGGAACAAACCGCATCCAGTGCTCCTGAGGCTGTCGGAGAGACCCTTGCCGAAGCTTTGGACGAGCCGGATATCCTTTCGCAGCTGAAGAGTGAGGATGATATCCAGTTGGTGGGGTTTACCGTCGGCGACCAGGAATTTACCGTGCCCATCAATGTGGTCCAGGAGGTCATCCGTTACGTGGCTCCCACGCAACTTCCTGCTGCACCGTTCTTTATGGCAGGTATCGTGAATCTGCGTGGCCGGGTGACACCACTGGTGAAGCTCAATAGTTTGATTGGCGCCACTGGCGCAAGCGAGACCCCCGGGTTCATTGTTGTCTGCCGCCGCAAGGGCCTGCAACTGGGCCTGATGATCGATAAGGTGAAGACCATGTACCGCGTTCCTCAGACCGAATTGGACTGGGGCGTGGAACAACATCTGGGGTCAGGGGTCGAATTTGTGGCCGGACTCATGAAAGCCGAAGGCGGTTCTCTCATCGGAATTATTTCCATTGACCGGATCGTTGAGAAAGTTCTTAAGGGTTAA
- a CDS encoding response regulator: MPKHILIVDDSKTVRNLVAFIMKKEGFKVTMAEDGLDGLEKLYSMTDVDLIISDVNMPRMDGFTFIKTVREQDAYRDVPIIVLSTEGQDKDIQTGLGLGANLYMVKPAQPDKMVKNVKMLLG, translated from the coding sequence ATGCCTAAACATATTCTGATTGTTGACGATTCGAAGACTGTAAGGAATCTCGTCGCGTTTATCATGAAGAAGGAAGGCTTCAAGGTGACCATGGCGGAAGATGGCCTCGACGGGCTGGAGAAATTGTACTCCATGACTGACGTTGACCTGATCATCTCCGACGTGAATATGCCTCGAATGGATGGCTTTACTTTTATCAAGACTGTCCGCGAACAGGATGCTTACAGGGATGTGCCGATTATCGTTTTGTCCACCGAAGGGCAGGACAAGGATATTCAAACGGGGCTGGGGCTTGGCGCAAATCTGTACATGGTCAAGCCAGCGCAGCCGGATAAAATGGTCAAAAACGTTAAAATGCTGTTAGGGTAA
- a CDS encoding chemotaxis protein CheA, with amino-acid sequence MSQDFMDPEIFADFIIEAKEHLETIEPNLLELEQSPENLDLLNEIFRPMHSLKGASGFLGLNKINVLAHRAENVMDELRKGKMSVTSEIMDVILSATDLLRTMIENLETEGGEGDVDTESTIAKLDGIMAGDDLSGGAAAPAPAPAPEPEAVAEPAAAPEPEPDLPAFEAVSYALSVVAKEHLGDFLEEATEIIEELNSGLLGLEQTPTSGGEAINDIFRYFHNLKGNSGIVGFKELNELTHEAETLLNRVRKNEMECSHGLIDLLLSVVDMMETLVGCIDMEGAQVTPVDTRVLLGKLREAVENGEVASPKAEAEIEAEIEIEIEPEAVSEPPEPKAVPEAVAAAGLDDDDLAIFKTTVGQQLAAIDLSLKELDKDASQKDYVDALYRALTTVQNSCGYMGFSGIKETAERTAGLVAQARDTDLDFSMMVDILSQECGIIRDDIAKEIAAADISEELVSAMDQDAPAEPEPKPEPKPEPKPEPKPEPKPEPKPEPKPEPKPKPAPAPAAKPAAAAAAKKPPVKKPAVSSTIRVDHEKLDHLMNLIGELIINRNRFSMLARNLEEGGNTGEIDLPEVASNLTETTFAMARISDDLQDTIMKVRMMPVKTVFSRFPRLVRDLSRKSGKKVDLIMEGEETELDKSVIEEIGDPLVHLIRNSVDHGLETNEQRAEAGKPEVGRVYLRAYHQGNSVAIEVEDDGRGISPEKMREVGVKKGLVTAEEAKNLDDQQAIELIFEPGFSGAEKITDISGRGVGMDVVKTNIKNLKGSVMVDTEIGRGTRFTLSLPLTLAIIDALMIKVAGDTYAIPLEAVSETTKIETKRLTEVNGRKAVTLRGEVLGIMDLYEILDLPANEEERDILPIVVIHDNNRRLGLVVDSLLERQEVVIKPLGDFLGDKEGISGATIMGDGSVVLILDPHEIYRMST; translated from the coding sequence ATGAGCCAGGATTTCATGGATCCTGAAATTTTTGCCGATTTTATCATCGAGGCCAAGGAGCATCTTGAGACCATCGAGCCCAACTTGCTTGAGCTTGAGCAATCTCCTGAGAACCTTGACCTCCTGAACGAAATTTTTCGTCCGATGCACTCCCTGAAAGGAGCGTCGGGTTTTCTTGGTCTGAACAAGATCAATGTTCTGGCTCACCGTGCGGAAAACGTCATGGACGAGCTGCGCAAAGGCAAGATGTCTGTCACCTCCGAGATCATGGACGTGATCCTGAGTGCGACCGACTTGCTGCGGACCATGATCGAGAATCTCGAAACCGAGGGCGGCGAAGGTGATGTGGATACTGAATCCACCATCGCCAAGCTGGATGGCATCATGGCAGGCGATGATCTCTCCGGTGGAGCAGCCGCTCCCGCCCCGGCTCCCGCTCCTGAACCTGAAGCCGTGGCTGAACCTGCTGCTGCACCAGAGCCAGAACCAGACCTGCCTGCCTTTGAAGCGGTGTCCTATGCCCTGTCCGTCGTGGCCAAGGAACACTTGGGTGATTTTCTGGAAGAAGCCACGGAAATCATCGAAGAACTCAACAGTGGGCTGTTGGGCCTGGAGCAGACCCCCACAAGTGGTGGCGAGGCCATCAATGACATTTTCCGTTATTTCCACAATCTGAAAGGCAACAGTGGCATCGTCGGTTTCAAGGAACTTAACGAGCTGACCCACGAGGCCGAGACGCTGCTCAACCGTGTCCGCAAGAATGAGATGGAATGCTCTCATGGACTCATCGATCTGCTGCTGTCGGTGGTGGATATGATGGAGACGCTGGTCGGTTGCATTGACATGGAGGGCGCTCAGGTCACCCCCGTGGATACGAGGGTGTTGTTGGGCAAGCTGCGTGAGGCTGTGGAAAACGGTGAGGTTGCCTCTCCCAAGGCCGAGGCCGAGATTGAAGCTGAAATCGAGATCGAAATCGAGCCTGAAGCTGTTTCCGAGCCACCTGAGCCCAAGGCCGTGCCCGAAGCGGTTGCTGCTGCCGGGTTGGACGATGATGATCTGGCCATCTTCAAGACCACAGTGGGTCAACAACTGGCCGCCATTGATTTGTCCCTGAAGGAACTGGACAAGGACGCCTCTCAGAAAGATTATGTGGACGCCCTGTATCGGGCTTTGACCACCGTCCAGAATTCCTGTGGCTATATGGGTTTTTCCGGCATCAAGGAGACTGCCGAACGCACAGCCGGGCTGGTGGCTCAGGCTCGTGATACGGACCTGGATTTCTCCATGATGGTGGATATCCTGTCTCAGGAATGTGGCATTATCCGTGACGATATCGCCAAGGAAATTGCCGCTGCGGATATCTCGGAAGAACTTGTTTCCGCCATGGATCAGGATGCCCCGGCAGAGCCTGAGCCCAAGCCGGAACCGAAACCGGAACCCAAGCCCGAGCCGAAGCCAGAGCCCAAGCCCGAGCCGAAGCCAGAGCCCAAGCCGGAACCGAAGCCAAAGCCTGCTCCAGCGCCAGCCGCCAAGCCAGCCGCTGCCGCTGCCGCCAAGAAGCCACCGGTCAAGAAGCCTGCTGTTTCCTCCACCATTCGTGTGGACCACGAGAAACTGGACCACCTGATGAACCTGATTGGTGAGTTGATCATCAACCGCAACCGGTTCTCCATGTTGGCCCGCAATCTCGAAGAAGGCGGTAATACCGGAGAAATCGATCTGCCCGAGGTGGCGTCCAACCTCACCGAAACGACTTTTGCCATGGCCCGCATCTCGGATGACCTTCAGGACACCATCATGAAGGTCCGGATGATGCCGGTAAAGACAGTATTCTCTCGTTTCCCGCGTTTGGTCCGTGACTTGTCGCGCAAGAGCGGCAAGAAAGTTGACTTGATCATGGAAGGTGAAGAGACCGAACTGGACAAGAGCGTTATCGAAGAGATCGGCGATCCTCTTGTCCACTTGATTCGAAATTCCGTGGACCATGGCCTGGAGACCAACGAACAACGAGCCGAAGCTGGCAAGCCCGAAGTGGGGCGTGTTTACCTGCGTGCCTATCATCAGGGTAACTCTGTGGCTATTGAAGTCGAAGACGATGGCCGGGGTATCAGCCCTGAGAAGATGCGCGAGGTTGGCGTCAAAAAGGGCTTGGTCACCGCTGAGGAAGCCAAGAATCTGGATGACCAGCAGGCCATCGAGTTGATCTTTGAGCCGGGCTTCTCCGGTGCTGAAAAGATCACCGATATTTCGGGCCGAGGCGTGGGCATGGACGTGGTCAAGACCAATATCAAGAACCTCAAGGGCTCCGTCATGGTGGATACTGAGATCGGTCGGGGAACAAGGTTTACCCTGTCTCTGCCGCTCACATTGGCTATCATCGACGCCCTGATGATCAAGGTTGCTGGTGACACCTACGCCATCCCTCTGGAAGCCGTATCTGAAACCACGAAGATCGAGACCAAGCGCCTGACCGAGGTCAATGGCCGTAAGGCCGTAACTCTTCGAGGCGAGGTGCTCGGCATCATGGATCTCTATGAGATTCTGGATCTGCCAGCCAACGAGGAAGAGCGGGATATCCTGCCCATTGTGGTCATTCATGACAACAATCGACGTCTGGGCCTTGTCGTGGATAGCCTCCTCGAGCGTCAGGAAGTCGTGATCAAGCCCCTGGGTGATTTCCTTGGCGACAAGGAAGGCATCTCCGGCGCAACCATCATGGGTGACGGTTCAGTGGTGCTTATTCTTGACCCCCACGAGATCTATCGTATGTCCACCTAG